Genomic segment of Cyanobacterium stanieri LEGE 03274:
AACTGCCATCCCAAAAGAATCCCTTTTAACTCAGTGCGTAAAATTTGTAACTGCTCAATTTGTTGTTCTATGTTGTCCAATTTATCCAATAGAACTTCCTTAGCAACACCGCAAGGAATATCACCTTGATCATAAATTTTTAGAATATGTTCAATTTCTTTTAAACTTAAACCCAAAGATTGCGATCGCCTAATAAAACTAAGACGATTAAAAATAGATTGATCAAATAAACGATAACCCGCCTTACTACGGGTAATATGAGGATTCAACAGCCCCAAATCATCATAATAGCGGATAGTTTTAATGGGAATACTGCTAACCGAAGCAACCTCACCGATTTTTAAGAGATTTTGTTGATGACTATGATTAATAATCACGATAATCTTGTTTTCTACGTAATACAGGAAGGGGTTCGACAAAAGTGTTATCCCCCTCAGGTAAATAACGACGGGGAATTGAACGAGGTTTTTTCTTCTTCTGTATTTGTTGAGCTTGTAACCAACGCATCATCAACCCCATGATAACTAACACCAGTCCAAAAGATAACAGACTCCAACGTTCACTAAATCCCCCCATGGCCAAATCTACTGCTCCAAAAATGACAATAAAAGCAGAAATAGGCTCTTGACGATAAATAGATTTTAAAGATTTGGGAAATTTAGATTTCATAAACAGATAGTATGGTTTGATGAAAAAGGATTTTGGTAGCGATAATACATAACAATGGACAACAAACACCAATAAGACTTCTTATAACTTCATTATAGAGCCTAGTTTATGAGATGAATTATTTTCCTTGATGTATGAATAATCCCTAGGCCACTAAAATTTGTTCACAAAGTTTATCCTCTAACTCTATTTCCTCCTGATGGGTTACCTTAATGGCCTGTTTCATAATTTCTCCAATGTTCATTCCTTGATGATACTGATTCAACCATTTTTGAGCCTGATTACCTTCTTGTAATATTCCCCTAACAGGGCTGAGAAAACAACTAAAACCCTTTTCCCTAGCCACAGGAAATAACTCCGTCAACAGTTGCTCTATCCATTCTTTCGCCACAATTTTTCTACCATCTTGCCAGTGAAAAAGTTGACCATCTAAACTATTTTTACTC
This window contains:
- a CDS encoding MerR family DNA-binding protein, with protein sequence MIINHSHQQNLLKIGEVASVSSIPIKTIRYYDDLGLLNPHITRSKAGYRLFDQSIFNRLSFIRRSQSLGLSLKEIEHILKIYDQGDIPCGVAKEVLLDKLDNIEQQIEQLQILRTELKGILLGWQFAERLDDKICPNIQQNR